One window of the Carassius auratus strain Wakin chromosome 20, ASM336829v1, whole genome shotgun sequence genome contains the following:
- the LOC113037758 gene encoding gap junction Cx32.7 protein-like, which yields MGDWNLLGSILEEVHIHSTIVGKIWLTILFIFRMLVLGVAAEDVWDDEQSEFVCNTEQPGCKNVCYDQAFPISLIRYWVLQIIFVSSPSLVYMGHALYRLRALDKKRHKKKAQLKVELEETEALEEHKRIEKELRKVEEQKKVRKAPLRGSLLRTYVLHILTRSVVEVGFIVGQYVLYGIGLSPLYKCEREPCPNSVDCFVSRPTEKNIFMIFMLVIAGVSLVLNLLEIFHLGVKQIKQAIYGSKYTGDDESICRSKKNSMVQQVCILTNSSPQKLMHLTHTSLAPVSDGQTAPMSLYMPITAPPSSQEVPKSDTNGPEQPLRQNRLPSQPEFQALQQLGATERRPTLDNRPHSCSSEESGPKGTGPPKNISQQPRTSLRASSIEIPAALRKQSRVSQCKDYSEESDSPESGNYPTARKSSFMSRGLSESPSESAASKSGSDTEANRIAQGESPAMTPPPATGRRMSMSMILELSSIMKK from the exons ATGGGAGATTGGAACTTGCTAGGGAGTATCTTGGAGGAGGTTCACATTCACTCCACCATTGTGGGCAAAATCTGGCTCACCATTCTTTTTATTTTCCGTATGCTTGTGCTCGGGGTTGCCGCCGAAGACGTGTGGGATGATGAGCAAAGTGAGTTTGTGTGCAACACGGAACAGCCTGGATGCAAGAACGTCTGCTATGACCAGGCGTTCCCCATATCCCTCATCCGATACTGGGTCTTACAGATCATCTTTGTCTCCTCGCCTTCTTTGGTGTACATGGGACACGCACTGTACCGGCTCCGGGCACTGGATAAGAAGCGCCACAAGAAAAAAGCTCAGCTGAAGGTGGAGCTGGAGGAGACGGAGGCTTTGGAGGAGCACAAAAGGATTGAGAAGGAGCTTAGGAAGGTGGAAGAGCAGAAGAAAGTGAGGAAGGCTCCTCTGAGGGGTTCCTTGCTGCGCACATACGTGTTGCATATCCTAACAAGGTCAGTAGTGGAAGTGGGATTCATAGTGGGGCAATATGTGCTCTACGGTATCGGACTGTCGCCGTTATACAAGTGTGAGCGTGAGCCCTGTCCCAACAGCGTGGACTGCTTTGTTTCACGGCCAACAGAGAAGAACATCTTCATGATTTTCATGCTAGTCATCGCAGGGGTGTCCCTGGTCCTCAATCTCCTGGAGATTTTCCACCTTGGTGTGAAACAGATCAAGCAGGCCATTTATGGGTCCAAGTACACGGGAGATGATGAAAGTATTTGCAGGTCAAAGAAAAACTCTATGGTCCAACAAGTATGCATCCTTACCAATTCCTCACCACAAAAACTTATGCATTTGACACACACTTCCCTCGCACCTGTGTCCGATGGACAGACAGCACCCATGTCTCTCTATATGCCAATAACTGCTCCTCCATCTAGCCAAGAGGTGCCAAAAAGTGACACTAATGGACCAGAGCAGCCCCTCAGGCAGAACCGTCTTCCTAGCCAGCCTGAATTTCAGGCTCTCCAACAGTTGGGAGCAACAGAACGACGACCCACTTTAGACAACCGTCCACACTCCTGTAGCAGTGAGGAGTCTGGGCCCAAGGGCACTGGACCACCTAAAAACATCAGTCAGCAGCCCAGAACTTCACTCAGAGCCAGTAGCATAGAGATACCAGCAGCGTTACGGAAACAGAGCAGAGTCAGTCAATGTAAAGACTACAGCGAGGAGAGCGATTCCCCAGAGAGCGGGAACTACCCCACTGCCAGGAAATCCAGTTTCATGTCACGAGGGCTTTCAGAAAGCCCATCCGAAAGTGCAGCCTCCAAAAGTGGATCGGACACAGAGGCTAACCGTATAGCTCAAGGGGAGAGTCCAGCTATGACACCCCCTCCTGCCACTGGACGCAGAATGTCAATG AGCATGATTCTGGAACTGTCTTCAATCATGAAGAAGTAA